GATATCATCTGAGGAAAATAGGGGCATCCCCAAATACACAATCCGCTCTTTTAGCAATAGAGACTGTAAATCAGGGGGCGGGGTGCGGTAATAGGCATCGCCACCGCCACCGTAAGGGGCTTGAACTGCTTGAATCCTGGACTCCATTGCCTGACAACTACCTAAAGGTGACAATACTGTTACACTGTAGCAATTTTCTGGCATTTGAATTGGGGGAAATACCGTACTCCCAGATTGTCACTAAAGCTCATCCACAATGGCTCAAGTAACAATGGCATCGCTACAGATTATGTTGAAGCATCGTAATACAATCTAGTTCGAAAAAATCTAGAAAGACTAGCATTCAGCAACAGCGCATCCTCAGAATGCTCAAAAATATTGATATATAAGCCTTTCAGCAATACTCACTGCTTTACTATTATTTTGCTGACGACAGGGATGTAATTACCAATATCTTGTAGTACAATACTACAAATAAATCTCTTATGCTTCCAGGGACGATTGTTGCTCCCCATATCGTTTTGATGAGTGCATCATGTCTAATCAATGGACCTCGGCAGAGCATGCCCTGAGTTATCTTGCTAGAGCAGATCAGTTTCCCCACCGTACCGAAGGAGAAGCAGTTCTGCTGGAACATGTGCCAACGACTGTCCAGCGAATCCTAGATTTGGGCACTGGAGATGGTCGCTTGTTGGCACTCCTCAAACTTGACCGTTCAGATGTGAACGGTGTGGCAATGGATTTTTCATCCACCATGCTTGAGGCGGTACAACAGCGATTTGCAGAGGACACCAAAGTTAAAATTGTTGAGCACAATCTGGAGAACCCGTTGCCCCCATTGGGAACGTTTGACGGGGTGGTGTCCAGTTTTGCCATTCACCATCTTGCCCACCCCCGCAAACGCTCCCTCTACCAAGAAGTATTTGAGATCCTGGAGCCTGGAGGCATTTTTTGTAACTTAGAGCATGTTGCATCACCCACGGCCAAACTTCATAAGCAGTTTTTGCAAGCCCTTGACATTGCCTTAGAAGATGATGATCCTTCCAATCAACTGTTAGATGTCGAAACACAGCTCAGCTGGTTGAGGGAGATCGGCTTTGAAGATGTGGACTGTTACTGGAAGTGGCTAGAAATGGCCCTCCTGATTGGGGTGAAACCACTATGAACCAGCCGATTCAACGGGTAAGTTCAGGGGCCCCGTGGGAAACCCAGGTGGGCTACTGTCGAGCCATTCAAGTGGGGGATCAAATTCACGTTTCTGGAACGGCCCCAGTGGATGCTCAAGGGCAGGTGGTTTCTGCCGATGGCTATACTCAAGCGCATCGATGCCTAGAGATTATCCAGACTGCTCTACAAGATTTGGGAACAGATACCCATGCCGTTGTACGAACCCGTATGTTCGTCACCGATATTACACAATGGCAGCAGTTTTCCCAGGCTCACCAAGAATTTTTTGGAGACCACCCTCCCGCTACCACCATGGTGCAAGTCAGTGCGCTGATTGATCCAGCCATCCTCATTGAAATTGAGGCGGATGCAGTGGTTCCAGTAGATAGCGCCGCCGCCATACTGGATGCTCAGGATTGTCGTGACATGACTGATATTCGCACTGCGATTGATCAGCTTGATGCCCAAGTCATTGCATTACTCGGTCAGCGATTTGACTACGTTAAAGCAGCAGCAAAATTCAAAACAGATGCCCACAGTGTCCAAGCTCCTGAACGCCTTAAGAAGATGTTAGAGCAGCGTCGGCAATGGGCTGAGAAGGCTGGTTTAGAGCCAGACGTTATCGAACAGCTTTATCGCAATTTAGTGCAATATTTTATTGATGCTGAACTTGAACATTGGCGATCTTCGCAATAGCGCTTGTCTCTGTTGAGGGTGCACGGGTGTTTACCGAGTCATGATCGACTGCGATCTGGACAAAGTGCGGAGATGATTTTGAAACTGCCAGACTAACAGCACAATCACACAAAGCTGGGCCACTAGCCCCACTAGGGCACTGCTAATTAACATGGGCTTGGCAAAATCGCTGAAAGGATAGCCTAAAAAGGTCCAAATCATCATTGAAGCAGGCATCTGATCGGGAAGAATTTGCAAGAGCGCCAACATAATGGGTGGCACCAACATCCACAGCCCTAGCCCTCCCATAGTCCAGGTGTAAGGGTTGCGGATTTTAAGGGCGAAAATTTGCTGGACGACGGCGGTATAGATCAGCAATACGCCAGTCAGGGATAAAACAATAATGGCTGCGACGCTGGGGTTCTCCTTGCCAACCCCCACTAAGAACATCCAGGGAGCATAGAGGGCATTGATGATGACAAGATTGATTGAGATCGCAACCAATGCCGGACTTTTATCAGCCCAGACTAAATCTCGTAGAATGCCTTGAGGGTGCTTCTGAAATCGCAACCAATCGAGGAGAGAGGCTCGTTGGGGACAGAGCGCCAACATAATCACGATCATCAGACCAAAATTAAAAGCGTAAAGGAGCCATGTGCCTGCTTCTGCGGTTGACTCTGCAAAGTTGACTTGATTGGATGTGACCACAAAGAAACCGATCACCAATGCTTCTAGGAAAGCCACAATGGCATAGCTTTGCCATTTACTCATCACGGTTGTATTGGGATTGCGAAATAAGCGGACCAGCATCAACCAAATCAGGGTAGTAGCAATCGCCAACACCATCAGGGTAAACCCGTGAGATAACCAGGCGGACTGGTTAATGGCTTGTCCAAACCACTGAATTGTTGCCCTAGGACTGTCTGCCTCATATCGATAGGAATCCCACTGGGCAGACCAGGCATTGAACCCTAAGGGTCGCCAAGTGACGGCAAAATTCCAGGCAAAGTAGAGCGGGGATAGAAAAAACAGCGTTAATCCTGCAAACGCGACAGCCACCACAGATTGTTGACCGACCGCAATCGTTCGAGAGCTACTGAGGAGGCCATACAAAATCGCTAGACTGAATAGGGCAAAACACCCAGCGGCCAGCATCAGATAGTAACTAATCAAGAAAAATACGGGCATCCCCGACTGCAGTCCAGCAAGGAGATGCAAGGGAATTGCTAGGCCAATGGCGATGTACGGCAGGATGGGAACCCCTAGCATTTTGCCCAATAAAATACCTCGACTGGGTCGGGGGCTGAGGCGAATAAAGTTGAGGGTACCGCGCTTCTCTTCTTGGTTTAAATCGCTGACCAGGTAGTAGCTGCCGGCGGTAAACAGTGCATAGGGCAAGATCCAAGTGATGGTTTCTGCCAAACCTGCCCAACGCTCAATCACAGGATTGTAGGTTTGTTGGGAAAACCCCAGGCCTAAAAGGGTTTGGCCAACCAGAGAAATAACGATTGTGGCAGCGATACTGCGGGGTTTTAAGCGGCCTCGAAATTCTCGCAGCAATTGAGGATTCCAATTACCAACTTGATTAACAAAGGTGGATGTCATGACGTAACCAAACGGTTATGAGGTTTGCCGATAGCCCATTTTGATAAAGATATCTTCTAGGCTCTCTTGAGTACGGTGGAAATCGATGATTGGGAAGTTGTGGGAGATCAGCGATCGCAACAACGCAACGATGTCATCGTCCGTGCCCGTAAAGGTCACAGCAATTTGATGTTTATCAGGTAAGACTTTGCATTCATGGACGAATGCATGGTCTTGTAGAAAAGTTTCAACAGGCGCTAAATCTGTCACCGTAGAAATAATCAATTGCTGAGTCTGATCTCGGTTGTATAACGCCCGAAGCTCTGAACTCTCCACCAATTGCCCCATCTGCATAATGCCGATGGAGGTACAGAAATCTTCCAAATCGCTGAGAATATGGGAAGAGATAAAAATGGTTAAGCCTTGCTGTTGTAAGGTCTTTAAGGTTTGACGGAACTGAACTCTAGCCACTGGATCTAGCCCAGAAACAGGTTCATCCAGTAACAACAAGGTGGGTTTATGAATAATCGTTCGAGCTAAGCTAAGGCGCTGCTTCATGCCTCGCGACAAGGTACTAATCGGGCTATGGCGCTTACTGTCTAGATCGACCAACGCCAATACTTCCTTCAATCTGTTGCTGAGGTCTGGTTCTTGCAGATAATATAGGCGGGCAAAATATTCCAGATAATCCCATACCAACAAATCATCGTATAGAGGGAAATCATCCGGCAGGAAGCCAATCCGCCGCTTGATATCAGGATTGGGCTGGTTCTGGATGAGAGTTTGCCCAGCAATCGCAATACTTCCCAGGGTGGGTTCTTCAGCCGTCGCCAACATGCGAATCAGAGTGGTTTTGCCAGCGCCATTCGGCCCAATTAAGCCGTAAATTTCGCCTGGTTGAACTTGCAGATCAACTTGGCTAACCGCAATGCTGTCACCAAACTGTTTCGTCAGTTGCTGAGTGGCAATGACTGGAGGATGGGTCATTGATTCACTGACCTTTACGAGGATGAGAATAATGTCATGATGCCACCATCTTCGCGAATCGGATCTGAAACTTGAGTGATGTCAATCACGTCTATCGGCAAAGGAAAAGAACGCAAAGTTAATCACTAGCACACCCAAAACTTTTCAGTATATGAAAGTGGACCTCCATACTGTTGATGCTCATGGTATTCGCCTTTCCATCACCAAGAATAATGTGGAAGTTGGGTGAGCCTTTGTCTATTTCATGCACAATGATTTGCACGATCAACCTTTTGCCTTGATGGAAGATTGTGTATGTCAATAAAGAGTTTAGAGGGAAGGGGTTAGGCTCCGACCTCGTTCGTCAGGTGATCCAGCTTGCCCAAGATGCCAAATGCTACAAACTCATCGCCACGAGTCGAGATTCTAGGCCCAAAGTTCACACCCTCTATCGACAGTTAGGGTTTACCCAGCGAGGGCTTGAATTTCGCATAGATTTTTGAAAAGCATCCAGTCTATCAGTACCCTTAACCCACGGTCGGCACCGGGTAGAGGAGATTGTTCATTGGCTTCAGATTAGCCTGCTGCTGTAAGCGGTTGAGTAATTTTACGAAATCTATAGGCAACGGGGCTTGGACACTAATCTCTGTATGAAAAACCGGATGTTTCAGGCTTAAATGCCATGCATGTAAGACTTGTCCGGATAGATTTACCTTTAAGGATCGACCTCGACTGTAGAGGGGGTCACCGACAATCGGCCAACCCATCTGAGCGCAATGAACCCGAATTTGATGGGTGCGTCCGGTTTCTAACCGAAACTTAACCAGCGCATAATTCCCCAACGGCTGGAGAATCTGCCAGTGGGTGACCGCCGCTTTTCCCCCTTGTTCTACAGGCACCACCGCCATTTTGATCCGATCTGATCGATGACGACCAATGGGAAACTCCATTCGTCCTGTTAAGGCAGATGGACGGCCATAAACCAGGCCCACATATTCCCGTAGTGCTGTTTTGGCTGCAATCTGAGCTTGGAGATGTTGATGGGCTTGGTCCGTTTTAGCCACCATAACGGCCCCGGTTGTGTCTTTATCTAGACGATGCACAATGCCTGGACGCTCAACACCGCCAATGCCAGAGAGGGTGGTGCCCTGCCCCTCTTGGCAATGAGCCAGCAAGCCATGCACAAGGGTACCTGTGGCATGACCAGGGGCAGGATGGACTACGAGACCTGCAGGTTTATTGACGATCAGGAGATGAGCATCTTCAAATAGGATCTCTAAATCCATCAGTTCGGGCTCTAGGGCTAAGGGCTGAGGTGCAGGAATGTGCACTTCGACTTGGTCACCGATTTGCAGGGCATATTTCTTAGAGGTGCAAATCTGATGATTGATTTGGACATGGCCCTGTTCAATCAGTTTCTGAATATGCGATCGCGACAATGAATCCACTTGGTTCGCCAGCCAGCGGTCTATTCTGGCAGCAGATCCCTCAACCGAAAATTCCAGTTTTTCCATGGAGATGAGCCTCAGTTAGAGGCGACGGCGAATATCTGAACCATGGGTATCGGTCCCACAGGTTTGCAGCAAGTTATGCTGGTCAGCCAGTCGCATCAGTGTTTGTGTTTGAGATGGACTTGGTTCCCACGGATCGTTATTCCCATAACAATAAAACGTTTCTATTCCATCAATGCCCGCTTGGACAGCCGCATTGACTAGCTCCTTTACAGAACGTCTATATCGGGCAGGATGAGCCAGAACAGCCAGTCCTCCGGCTGCATGTAGGGCATTAATCACTTGGTTGGCCTGGGCCTGATGTCCCGAGGGTGCTGAACCGACTAAATAAGGCTGCAATGCCCCATGATGAGGATCAAAGCCATAGCCCAGGATATGAACCTGGGTCTCCAGCAACCGAGACGTAATTTCAATGCCGGTCCACAGATGAGGCAAGGATGATGTACTGTCCGGGGGCTGAGATTGCAAGAGTTCTAAAGCCCTCCAATAGCCATCCACACTATGGTGGTCTGTGATAGCTAAGCTCGTGATACCTGTGTCAATGGCTTGTTGAACCAATTGCTGAGGCTCTAACCGCCCATCTGAATGGATCGTATGTAAGTGAAAGTTATAGGTATGGGGACAGCTTTCAGCCGTAATGGATTGAAAGATAGCTTTCAATCGATCTTGATCGGTTTGAGGTGCCTTCGTAACAATCACTAAGCAATTACTAAATGCGATGCCCTTAGATTCCAACTATATCCCAAGATTTTTGAGATGTTCAGTTTCAAAATCCGCCAGAACCACTCAGTATCTGAGTTTGTGCTGAAAATAAAAAAGTTTAGGCGTCCCCCACTTACACTTCTGAAGTAGGTGGTGCCTTGTAGATAGGCGTTAAGAAGGCGATTAAAAACCCAACCAAAAAGCCAGCGACATTTCTCAGGATAGGTAACCATTCTGTCGTTCGGGCAATCACGGGGCCAATACCAAAGGAAAAGAAACAAATTCCCCAAAGAGGAGAGAAAATCAACATCCATTGCCAAGCAAACACTTGGTCTGGTTTGCGAGGGTGAGCTGAAAAACCACAGATAATTCCACCGACCACAGAGGTGATCAGGGTAAAAATCCATTGTTCTTGGGGTAAGCCTGGCACAACCCGGCAACCGCCTTGATTCAAGCAGGTCTTCACGGAGTTGATGGCTTGAATAATCGATTCGTCTTCCCCGTTCTCCTGAACAAAGTACTGGTTACCGAACCGAGTCTGGAGTTCGACCCAGAAGGTGCGGGGGAGTAATTGATAAACCGCATCCCCAACATTGAAATTGAGAATGTTGCCGCCGCGAGAGTCTGCTACCAACAGCACGCTTTTTTCATCTAAATTCCAAAAGTCTTTGACAGCACGTCCTGGCGTACGATCGTACTGGGTCAAAATTCTCAGCTTCCAACCCGTATCCTGTTCAAAACTGTCTAGATCTTTATCTAGCTTGCTTTTCTGAGTGCTAGTCAGGGCCTGAGCGAGATCCACAATGGAGGTGGGTTCTGCAGGTAATAGTTCAGGTGCCTCAAAGGCTTGTGCGGGTGATGCGCTAAACCATACCCCTAAGCTCAGTATTAGACCGAGGCAGGCAGTAAACACTCGACGAACAAGATTACGATTCATTAGAAATAATGTATTGGATGTCAAAAGGTATTAATTGGCAACTAATTAAGTCAATTTTTAACACTTATTCAAGATACTTATCATAATAATACGAATCTCGGGTCTTTGGCATAGTCACTAATGAGGTGGGTGCATGCCCTGACCTAGCTTAATAGGTAGGCATCAAGGATGACAAAGGCTATAGGGTCAAAATATTGAAATTCGTATCTAACCTTAGTAAACAGTGCAAATTTGCATAGGTCCTGGGTATTCTATGCCGTATATCCTTGCCTGGGCTTTTTGAGCGGTCCCTTGGCCATCAGGTCCAAAATTGACAGCTGTTACTCAGCATTTTTTCAGGTCTATCGGCGAGGATGTAGTGACGTTGAAACTTAATAGACTACAGAACAGTCTAGAGGTAGAGATGCTTATACAACTTGTTGCTTATTAGCGAAGATGGCCTGAGAAATGGCTGGTGAGGTCACAATGGCCCTAGTGAATACGGTTTACCGAATATTCAATTATCACCAAGCCTAAAAAAATCGCCTAGTATAGAAGGACAAACTCATACTGACTTCGTTTTTAATCTGCCATATCGATTATTAGCATCTTGCATCATTCACTATCTAATTCGAAGTTTGATAGTCTTCATGCCAACATCACCTTCTTAAAGGGGGTAGCTCAAGTCCATGTCCAATACCAAAACTAAGCAACAAGCTATCTCTGTGTCTCCGACAACAGATATGGTTCGTACCTATCTCCATGAGATCGGTCGAGTCCCTTTGTTGACCCATGAGGAAGAAATCGTTTTTGGTAAGCAAGTCCAGGCCATGATGGCGCTTTTAGACTTGCAAAAAACTGAAATGGATGAATTAGGGCGTGAACCTTCCTCAGAGGAGTGGGCAGCGAAAGCCAATCTTAGTCCCTCACAGTTGGAGCTGTCCCTGCACCAAGGACAGCAAGCCAAGCAAAAAATGATTGAAGCCAACTTAAGGCTGGTCGTGTCCGTTGCCAAGAAGTACCAAAAGCGAAACCTAGAACTGCTAGACCTAATCCAAGAAGGAACCTTGGGATTAGAACGCGGGGTTGAAAAGTTTGATCCAACCCGAGGCTATAAGTTTTCAACCTATGCCTACTGGTGGATTCGACAGGCGATCACCCGTGCGATCGCACAACAGGCTCGCACCATCCGACTGCCCATTCACATCACCGAAAAACTCAATAAGATCAAGAAAGCTCAACGTGAGCTATCGCAAAAGCTGGGACGCAGTGCCACTCCTGCTGAAATTGCAGAAGCCTTAGAACTAGAGCCCAGCCAAATTCGAGATTATCTCACCATTGCTCGTCAGCCTATTTCCCTGGATCTGAGAGTGGGGGACAATCAGGACACTGAGTTGCGAGATCTGCTGGAAGATGATGGGCAATCTCCTGAGCAGTTTACGACCACTGAGGCGCTGCGGGATGATGTGAATCAATTGCTCAAAGAGTTAACTCCCCAACAACGGGATGTCCTAATGCTCCGGTTCGGCCTCAACAACGGTAAAGAGTTGTCTCTGGCCAAAGTCGGCCAACAATTAAGCCTCAGCCGAGAGCGCGTTCGTCAGCTAGAACGGCAAGCCCTAGACTATCTGCGCCGTCGTAAAGGCGAAGTGCGAGAGTACATCGCTAGCTAGTCTGCTCATTCCATTTCTTTCCCTAAAGCGCCAGTGCATCATCTGCACTGGTGCTTTACTGTATAAATCTGCCACTGGAGACAACACCGGAGGGACGCGGTAGATGAGTTCAGCCCCTGATCCTAGGGAGTTAAAGCGTATGGCGGACTGGCTATATCAATATCCCCCTTTACTTGCAGGCACATTGATCAAACGATACAAACGTTTTCTAGCCGATATTGAACTCGATACGGGGGAAGTCGTCACTGCTCACTGCCCTAATACAGGTCCCATGACCGGCATGTGTGCCCCCCATAGTCGGGTGCAAATTTCTCAAAGTAATAACCCCAAACGCAAATTAGCCTATACCTGGGAGATGATTGAGGTTTGTGAAACCGAACCCACCTGGGTCGGGGTGAATACTCAAATCCCGAATCTTGTAGTCAAACAACTACTCCAAGACCGTCTTTTACATTCTTTAGGTGACTATGATCAGGTCAAATCTGAAGTGCGCTATGGTCAAGAAAAAAGTCGAATTGATTTTTTGCTGACAGGCAGCGCTCAGCCTGCCTATATCGAAGTTAAAAGTACGACTTGGGCCATCGAAAAACAAGCTTTATTTCCAGACACCGTTACGACTCGCGGCCAAAAACATATTCGAGAGTTGATATCGGTTTTATCTGCAGCCCGAGCATACTTACTCTTCTTTATTAATCGGGCCGATTGCACAACATTTGCCCCAGGTGATCAGGCGGATCCAGAATACGGAAAACTCCTCAGGGAAGCTGTGGCCGCAGGGGTTGAGCTTTTACCCTGTCGCTTTGAGATTACCCCCGAAGGCATTCGCTATTTAGGGTTGGCCACCGTCGACGAGAAGTCTTTAACAAGATGAACCGTAGTTTTAAATTAGTATGAGTATATTTCGCTGTTTTTTCTCTCAGCATCGAATTGATTTTTAGGGGGAAAAGCAAGATCCTCGCCTGAGGATGTTAGGGTAAATACGATTTAGTTGTGGGGTAGACATTTACGATGGTCGATCGCGATCGTCTATTTAGGGACTTACTCAAAAACCTTTTTCTAGAATTTGTCGATCTCTTCTTTCCAAAAATTGCGGTCGCTATCGACCCCAAATCGATTCGATTTCTAGAAGATGAAGAATCCCTTAAACCTCAAGAGCAGGGAGAGCATTCTCCTGCCTCTACCAAGCAAGAGGCGAGCTCTAATGTATTAGTGCAAGTGCGATTACGAGGACAAGAATCATGCTTCTGGGTACATCTAGAAAATTCATCTGAAACTAACATTAAGCTAGAGCGACGTATTTTCCATACCTTTGCTCGCCTGGATGAAAAATATAATTTACCGATTTACCCCATTATTTTGCAGTCTTCAGATAAGTCTCAACGTCTGGAAACCAATGGGTATCGGGTGGAATTCGTCGATCGTCGGGTTTTGGATTTTAGTTTTGTCGCCATTCAACTTCATCGATTAAACTGGCGTGACTTTTTGCAGCGTCGCAATCCTGTAGCAGCCGCACTGATGCCTACGATGAACGTTCAAACCTTTGATCGTCCCGTGGTCAAAGCGGAATGCCTGAGACTGCTGACCAACCTGCGTTTAGATGCCAA
The genomic region above belongs to Acaryochloris sp. CCMEE 5410 and contains:
- the sfsA gene encoding DNA/RNA nuclease SfsA is translated as MADWLYQYPPLLAGTLIKRYKRFLADIELDTGEVVTAHCPNTGPMTGMCAPHSRVQISQSNNPKRKLAYTWEMIEVCETEPTWVGVNTQIPNLVVKQLLQDRLLHSLGDYDQVKSEVRYGQEKSRIDFLLTGSAQPAYIEVKSTTWAIEKQALFPDTVTTRGQKHIRELISVLSAARAYLLFFINRADCTTFAPGDQADPEYGKLLREAVAAGVELLPCRFEITPEGIRYLGLATVDEKSLTR
- a CDS encoding RNA polymerase sigma factor, RpoD/SigA family gives rise to the protein MSNTKTKQQAISVSPTTDMVRTYLHEIGRVPLLTHEEEIVFGKQVQAMMALLDLQKTEMDELGREPSSEEWAAKANLSPSQLELSLHQGQQAKQKMIEANLRLVVSVAKKYQKRNLELLDLIQEGTLGLERGVEKFDPTRGYKFSTYAYWWIRQAITRAIAQQARTIRLPIHITEKLNKIKKAQRELSQKLGRSATPAEIAEALELEPSQIRDYLTIARQPISLDLRVGDNQDTELRDLLEDDGQSPEQFTTTEALRDDVNQLLKELTPQQRDVLMLRFGLNNGKELSLAKVGQQLSLSRERVRQLERQALDYLRRRKGEVREYIAS
- a CDS encoding class I SAM-dependent methyltransferase, giving the protein MSNQWTSAEHALSYLARADQFPHRTEGEAVLLEHVPTTVQRILDLGTGDGRLLALLKLDRSDVNGVAMDFSSTMLEAVQQRFAEDTKVKIVEHNLENPLPPLGTFDGVVSSFAIHHLAHPRKRSLYQEVFEILEPGGIFCNLEHVASPTAKLHKQFLQALDIALEDDDPSNQLLDVETQLSWLREIGFEDVDCYWKWLEMALLIGVKPL
- a CDS encoding GNAT family N-acetyltransferase — encoded protein: MYVNKEFRGKGLGSDLVRQVIQLAQDAKCYKLIATSRDSRPKVHTLYRQLGFTQRGLEFRIDF
- a CDS encoding ABC transporter ATP-binding protein, with protein sequence MTHPPVIATQQLTKQFGDSIAVSQVDLQVQPGEIYGLIGPNGAGKTTLIRMLATAEEPTLGSIAIAGQTLIQNQPNPDIKRRIGFLPDDFPLYDDLLVWDYLEYFARLYYLQEPDLSNRLKEVLALVDLDSKRHSPISTLSRGMKQRLSLARTIIHKPTLLLLDEPVSGLDPVARVQFRQTLKTLQQQGLTIFISSHILSDLEDFCTSIGIMQMGQLVESSELRALYNRDQTQQLIISTVTDLAPVETFLQDHAFVHECKVLPDKHQIAVTFTGTDDDIVALLRSLISHNFPIIDFHRTQESLEDIFIKMGYRQTS
- a CDS encoding isochorismate lyase; the protein is MNQPIQRVSSGAPWETQVGYCRAIQVGDQIHVSGTAPVDAQGQVVSADGYTQAHRCLEIIQTALQDLGTDTHAVVRTRMFVTDITQWQQFSQAHQEFFGDHPPATTMVQVSALIDPAILIEIEADAVVPVDSAAAILDAQDCRDMTDIRTAIDQLDAQVIALLGQRFDYVKAAAKFKTDAHSVQAPERLKKMLEQRRQWAEKAGLEPDVIEQLYRNLVQYFIDAELEHWRSSQ
- a CDS encoding PHP domain-containing protein, with amino-acid sequence MIVTKAPQTDQDRLKAIFQSITAESCPHTYNFHLHTIHSDGRLEPQQLVQQAIDTGITSLAITDHHSVDGYWRALELLQSQPPDSTSSLPHLWTGIEITSRLLETQVHILGYGFDPHHGALQPYLVGSAPSGHQAQANQVINALHAAGGLAVLAHPARYRRSVKELVNAAVQAGIDGIETFYCYGNNDPWEPSPSQTQTLMRLADQHNLLQTCGTDTHGSDIRRRL
- a CDS encoding TPM domain-containing protein; the encoded protein is MNRNLVRRVFTACLGLILSLGVWFSASPAQAFEAPELLPAEPTSIVDLAQALTSTQKSKLDKDLDSFEQDTGWKLRILTQYDRTPGRAVKDFWNLDEKSVLLVADSRGGNILNFNVGDAVYQLLPRTFWVELQTRFGNQYFVQENGEDESIIQAINSVKTCLNQGGCRVVPGLPQEQWIFTLITSVVGGIICGFSAHPRKPDQVFAWQWMLIFSPLWGICFFSFGIGPVIARTTEWLPILRNVAGFLVGFLIAFLTPIYKAPPTSEV
- a CDS encoding DUF4351 domain-containing protein yields the protein MVDRDRLFRDLLKNLFLEFVDLFFPKIAVAIDPKSIRFLEDEESLKPQEQGEHSPASTKQEASSNVLVQVRLRGQESCFWVHLENSSETNIKLERRIFHTFARLDEKYNLPIYPIILQSSDKSQRLETNGYRVEFVDRRVLDFSFVAIQLHRLNWRDFLQRRNPVAAALMPTMNVQTFDRPVVKAECLRLLTNLRLDAKKVKVISQFIEAFLHLNAAEEQVLQTEMERMGLLERERITNLLTSTTQANQQQGAEREALSLVFRLLKRRIGDLNPELEAQVRSLPVNQVEDLGEALLDFNNEEDLKNWLRGKTS
- a CDS encoding RluA family pseudouridine synthase: MEKLEFSVEGSAARIDRWLANQVDSLSRSHIQKLIEQGHVQINHQICTSKKYALQIGDQVEVHIPAPQPLALEPELMDLEILFEDAHLLIVNKPAGLVVHPAPGHATGTLVHGLLAHCQEGQGTTLSGIGGVERPGIVHRLDKDTTGAVMVAKTDQAHQHLQAQIAAKTALREYVGLVYGRPSALTGRMEFPIGRHRSDRIKMAVVPVEQGGKAAVTHWQILQPLGNYALVKFRLETGRTHQIRVHCAQMGWPIVGDPLYSRGRSLKVNLSGQVLHAWHLSLKHPVFHTEISVQAPLPIDFVKLLNRLQQQANLKPMNNLLYPVPTVG